The Penaeus monodon isolate SGIC_2016 chromosome 1, NSTDA_Pmon_1, whole genome shotgun sequence DNA window AACGTGATATTTCGCTTATCAGTTTAAATGTCGCTGTTATCTGATTAAGATCACATGTTTTTGGATACGATCTAGACGACGTCATTATTGCTGACGAAGGACATATTTACTAGACTTTCTTCCGCATTTATGAGACAGACTTTGCATATCAGTATATAGAACGGCTTACGACACTCTCAAATGACTAAATAACTATCTACCCAAATATTTAGAAAttcaagagaagaagaaatgtatAATCTCAAAAAGCGGAAATATCAGCGAGAAAAAATGGAAGTAGTTCTGAGGTGTAGATATTCCAGTTGTTTTGTGGTTCCCAGGTtggatattatttttacaaattcaaAACGCTTTCACAGATAATATTTGCATATTCACCTTCAATACGCCTAGTATATCAACGACAGGTGagtataagtgaataaataacattGCAATAACGCATTTAAATAAGAAGAACATGGAAGTGGTTCTGAGGGACGGATTTTCGAGGGGATGTTATGGTTCGCAGGTCGGAAATTGTTGCCCGAATCTTGACATTCCTTCAACACTGTAAACAAACACTACGAGATTCGAAGGTACGGTCGGtatggtaactttttttttctctctctctcgcgtctgtTTTAGTGTAATTTGGCAATGTGCTATGTGAGGAGGGGAGAGTTTTAGAGTTGGGAATGGTGAGATGAATCAGGAAATTTGTGACATTCCTCCAACCTTGTAAACAAACACGAAGACCGAAAAGCGGTATCATCACTACGGCAATTTTATACAAAAGATACTCGGGATATACCatagattattactatataaaaaattaaaactctcattcagagtaagaagaaaaaaacaagatcgatatgataattttttatataaattttgcgaAGTTGTTTTATTAGGTCTTGCAGTTAGGACAGATTCGTTGACATTAGAGATCCGTCAACATTTAAAAGtagtttgttatataatattcagATATAGGACTGCATGAAAAGATACAGTAACATTTACACTTTACACTCAGGCAAAGGTCAGCAAACTTCTGCCCACATATATTGAGATAGAAAGAGTCTAGTTTTGTTCCATACTTTGTTTAAATGCCAGGAGGGTCAACAAGCTCAATCTTGGCACTATATACACTGTGAACTTTGCTGTATGAACACTAATCCATAATGTTATTGGGTCTTCCCTTTACCTACAGCAGGTTGTTTTCCATACTTGAAAGTGTTAGTGTAAACACAGTTTCTCTCCATATTTGTGCAGTCAGTTTTTCTCCATATTTGTGCAGTCCTATTTCAAacctttactttaattatttttgtgtgaatgtgtaattTGATAGGGAAATTATGATTCAGTAATGGGGTTAACGTtagcttttttttatcatttatacccAGAAGTAACCCTGGTATAATTCATACATTTACAAACTCTTTTGGACATTGCCTCAGGGTACCTATACTCTccattgtagttttgttttgtgaattatgTTTACAAATGACCCTACAATTAGTAGGCCTATCTGACCTCACcttatttgcattttttgggatgacttttttttccaaatatcagtattgctgctgctgttgttaatgtttttgttattgtttataattattgttattgttattcattattattattattgttattttattattattattattattgttattattattattattgtcgctattgttgttgttgttttgttattgttattagtagtagtattttttattactgttgtatcatattatatttagtatcatATTTaggatgattgttattatcattatcattatcattgttattaacactattgtcattaatattgttactatattagtattattgttgttgttgttgttgctattattataactgtattattattattattatcattattgttcttgttgttgttgttgttattattattatcatcatttattattataattatttattattattattattattattatcattattgttattattattgttgttggtattcaaattttattaacaatactaatagcagtACAGATAGAATTTAAAGTTTTCTAGTAACTAGTAACTGAGTCCTTTGGTGACTATCAATTTCAGGAAGTAGCAGGAAACTTGCCAAAATATCAGATAAATCTATGTTAaaatagtgttttatatatatgctaataccAGTTTAAGATCCTATACTTTAaagtatatgttttgtttttctttatctctaaTAATTTCTGTTGTAAATGTATATTACCTTGCATTTCAGATTTCTAGGATCATCCAAGAACACTGACTCTTTAAATCAGACAGATTTATTACACAACCATGGCTCCTACAGTTGTGAGTATatgtttggtttaaaaatttgtatgtaaTAAGTTATGATATTTGAAAGTatgttataaaaatgaaaatatatttaaaggaaaaaaaaaatcatattgttattcttttaagaTATCAGAATAATTTTAGGAAAACAATTCACGAAACAATTGTTTATTCAGAATAATAGACTTGCTATCTTGACTCAAGTTTGTTAATAGAAAGGTAGGTGTTAGACCATCGTGCTTTACTTTTAACCCAGAAAGCAGGCCTAGAGATGAAGGAGCGGAACAGTGTCATTCTGTTTGACGAGTCCAAAGGAGAACTCTTTAGGCTCAGTGATGGTTACAAGACTCTTCTCCGTAAACTCAAGACGCAGTGGAAGGTTATCAGGTTAGTCCTGGGAGTTCACTAAGTTAAAACAAGATGTATGAATAGGGCTCGCTAGGTATGTGTCTGCTTATGCAGACTAACatctgtattgttattttttatgaatataaagttttagtttttaaagttgtagatattagatttttaaaaatataatgcaaatatcTTTATAACATGAAGATTTGAAAGCAGGTATAAGTTTCCCTCagatcattacttaattagttcTCCATTTATATTTGACATTCTTAGAGAAGATATCAGCAAGAGTATTTTTTAATgagattatttctttttttttcaaagcaaccGCGATGAACTGAACAAAGAAAGTGTCGGGCAAGCAGGTGTGATTGTGCTAGCGTGTCCTCGACAGAGGTTCACGGAAGGACAGTTTGCTATATTACGGCGGCATGTGGATGAAGGAGGCAGCCTTTTTGTATTggctgaggagggaggagagaaaaaggccaATTCTAACATAAACTTCCTTTTGGAGGAGTATGGGATTGCTGTAAATAATGGTAAATACCTTCCAACATACTATTAAAAGTTGTTTTTGTGTAATGTGATTTTTGCATTAGCTAGTAATATTAAAtgaatatgtacattatacatttaATGAGACTTTTATTTCTCTGATTTGAAATAAGTGTTTCAAGGTAGTTaaagatgttttttattttaagtctATATAGGGTCATAACCATCTCTTTGCTGCCATAGACATCAAAGAAAACCTAAAGTTAAGATTTCCTAATCGGAAGTATTAGAATATAGAGATTTAAAAATGCAGATAATTAACTAATGCTGATAATTAACTTACTCATTCTGATAAATCTTTGCAGACTCAGTAGTGCGTACTTGCTACTACAAATATTTCCATCCAAAAGAATGCCTCATTACAAATGGCATATTAAACAGGGCCATCCTAGAGGCTTCTGGACGGAATCTTCCTGGCTTGCTCTTGGACGATGCGCTCACAAATaggtatgaaatttttaaaattctcttcttgcagtgcttttttttttagtgatatagatttcttttctcctttttgatGGAGgagtcttgttttcttcttcactttggaattttattcatagttttaattattattgttattattattttatactgtttttttctgattttgaatGCCATAGAAGGGTTTTCAAGATACAAGCCTCCTAAGCATTTAATCTGCTTTAACATTATTTGTTGTGAGAATATCATcccttatatgtatgcatttataaattaaattcagCTTCAGAGATGTCCCCTAAGTCAGGTGAAATGCCTGTATCCACTTGGTTCTCTCTTATATCATTGACTCAGAGGCAGGCATAATACAAACTGCAAGTAATATTCCGTCGTGATCTAGCTGGGCACTGAGCAATACCATTCACATTTGTTgccttaacccattgccgacgggtggcatgtacgtacatgccatggcatggcgggaccatctgccgggggcacgtacgcacatgccatagagtatgcatggacatgccatgagtttttatttgttacaatcacggcaaaagattatttttttgccagtgaaagtgtgattaagtcggttctaacactttctcatttttaccatgcaacaaacaaaaaaaatgcaacaaaccgacaatttcaactccatgatgccacacactgcttattttattcggactatagaccgaataatgatcaactatggagtctatataacaacaaaaatacccttcagtctcgatttatcaggaagtttggcaagtagagactgtaaaaaataatgaaaattgaaaatacaacatatcttcgtagtattacgaagaaacggaatgggatgctggtatttgggatgagtggtcgcgcatgctctggcgacgatataagcccccggcagcgaggcccaggccactatgaatgctacccgtcaattatgggttaaggaTAAACACAGATCATTTGCCTTTTAGTGTATAcaagtaatatttaatatactttaaaataaatttaattatgaaatCATATTCAAGGCAATACTCTATTTGTGACCCAGTCTGTTCTGTTTTGGGCATGAAATTGAGGTTGTATCTCACAGGCAATTTTATTACTTATGACAGCAGATTGAAGGCTAAAActctttattcaaaatttcaaataACATTCTGAAAAACATGGATCTAGAAGCCTCGCTGCCTGCATGGCTCAAAACCTGGatattaggcttacttgagtggtAAATCTCCTGGGATTGTGGTTTGTAGGGCTGgtccacacaaacactcatttgCATTGTCAACTCCTTGCCTCCCCCTTGCAGTGTTATAATAACTTTTTCttcataagtgtttttttttgttgttgtcatgttGCATATCAAGATGGTTATAGACTTTTTCTAGtgcagactccatatcatctctctctatatataaagacacacacacacacacgcacacacgcacacacgcacacacgcacacacgcacacacgcacacacgcacacacgcacacacgcacacacacacacacacacacacacacacacacacacacacacacacacacacacacacacacacacacacatatatatatatatatatatatatatatatatatatatatatatatatatatatatatatatatatatatatatatatatatatatataacctgtgtggtatatctgtctgtctatctgtcaatctatctctatctgtgtatctatctacctatctacccatatagtcatgcatacacacagaaatcATTACACACTATAAATTATAGTTTACAGTTTAACTTTAGATTTATACGAGAACTCTTATTTTCAGGTCCATGTCATTTGTGTATCCATTTGGATGTACCTTGAATGTTGCTCGACCAGCTGTTGCTGTGCTTTCTACTGGGAGCATCTCGTTTCCTCTTAACAGACCTGTAAATATCTGACTCTGATGCAAATACTGTGTAGATACATAGAACTCTTGATTTTTCTGGAAATAGATGTTGTAATTCAAAGATAGAGATCATCTGGTAACATATTTTCCTTCTATGCATTTTTAAGGTGTGTGCCTTCTACGAACAACCCTCAAGCCATGGACGTGTAGCAGTGTTAGGCTCTGCCCATATGTTCAATGATCAGTACATAGATCGTGAAGAGAACAGCAAGATAAAGGATGTTATTTTTCAGTTCCTCACTGCCACTGATTTCAAGCTTAATCAGATTGATGCCGACGACCCTGAGGTATGAAGCATGCTGTGCAGATGTTAT harbors:
- the LOC119584889 gene encoding intraflagellar transport protein 52 homolog isoform X1, whose translation is MAPTVKAGLEMKERNSVILFDESKGELFRLSDGYKTLLRKLKTQWKVISNRDELNKESVGQAGVIVLACPRQRFTEGQFAILRRHVDEGGSLFVLAEEGGEKKANSNINFLLEEYGIAVNNDSVVRTCYYKYFHPKECLITNGILNRAILEASGRNLPGLLLDDALTNRSMSFVYPFGCTLNVARPAVAVLSTGSISFPLNRPVCAFYEQPSSHGRVAVLGSAHMFNDQYIDREENSKIKDVIFQFLTATDFKLNQIDADDPEISDYNMTPDTASLADGLRTCLQESEEVPTDYTQLFHTKLTSIDMQLVPAAIEAYGKLNVKHEPLRLITPQFETPLPPLQPAVFPPSFRELPHPSLELYDLDEAFSSEKSRLAQVTNKCKDEDLEYYVRECGDILGVTAKLPPTSREAKYILEYIFTQIVEFKKLNQDPEAFINMD
- the LOC119584889 gene encoding intraflagellar transport protein 52 homolog isoform X2 — protein: MKERNSVILFDESKGELFRLSDGYKTLLRKLKTQWKVISNRDELNKESVGQAGVIVLACPRQRFTEGQFAILRRHVDEGGSLFVLAEEGGEKKANSNINFLLEEYGIAVNNDSVVRTCYYKYFHPKECLITNGILNRAILEASGRNLPGLLLDDALTNRSMSFVYPFGCTLNVARPAVAVLSTGSISFPLNRPVCAFYEQPSSHGRVAVLGSAHMFNDQYIDREENSKIKDVIFQFLTATDFKLNQIDADDPEISDYNMTPDTASLADGLRTCLQESEEVPTDYTQLFHTKLTSIDMQLVPAAIEAYGKLNVKHEPLRLITPQFETPLPPLQPAVFPPSFRELPHPSLELYDLDEAFSSEKSRLAQVTNKCKDEDLEYYVRECGDILGVTAKLPPTSREAKYILEYIFTQIVEFKKLNQDPEAFINMD